A window of Nitrospirota bacterium genomic DNA:
CATCTGTCGGATTAATGGCTATAACGCTCTCAAACGCCTTGATAGCCTCCTTCATAAGGTTCTTTTTCGTGTACGACCTGCCGAGGTGATAATAAGCAACCGCGTATTTCGGGTCCCTGCGCACGACCTCTTTGAAGTTCTCAATAGCCTTGCCCATTCTTCCTTTATGGTAATAGGTAATGCCGGCAAAATAATAAGCCCCGACATACTCGGGATTGATCTCTATGACCTTCTCAAATGTCTCGATAGCCTTGTCTATGCTGCACATACGGTAATACGCCATGCCCTTGGCAAAATAAGCATCAGCCCACTTCGGCTCTGACTTAAGCGCCTTGTCGTAATATTCTATGGCATCCTCAACAAAGCCGCCGTCATACATGAACTTGCCCATAAAGTAATTCGCTTCGGCGTCCTCAGGGTCAAGCTTAAGCGCCTCGTCCATCTCGATGACAGCGAGGCCGAGAGATGCAGGGCCGCCGCGGCGGCGGTACATGAGCGCGCTTGCTATATAACCTTCGATGGACTTTTCCATACGGCTGCCGCAGTCCTTGCAGAACTTGCTGTCTTCCTGGTTGCCTGTGCCGCACTTTTTACATAACATTTATTTTCATCTCCTTTTAAAGACTCCCCTCAGCAAGCAACGGGGAATCTTAATGTTAATGAATTATTGTTTTTATATTCGCTGCTTGACCCTGTATCGGAACAGGGTCTACGCTCGCTATCCATTTTATTGTTCCTGTTTCCCCCTTAAACCGGAAGAAATTAAATAAATTATCTGTCACATTCACCAAGAACTATATCTATGGAACCGATATTCGCTATAACATCCGCGACAAGGTTGCCCTCGCACAGTTTCGGCAGGACCGATACATGCACAAAGGACGGCGCCCTCACCCTCATCCTGTAAGGCTTCCCTGTCCCGTCGCTTACAATATAAAATCCGAGTTCGCCCTTGGGCGCCTCTGTTGCGACATATATCTCGCCTTTAGGCGCTGTCTGAGGCCCTTTCGTCATAAGAATGAACTGATGGACCATGTGCTCCATATCCTCAAGCACCTTCTCTTTTGCAGGGAGCACGAACTTGGGTTCGTCAGCCAGAATGGGGCCAGCAGGCATCCCGTCGATACACTGTCTTATTATCGAATTGGACTGGCGCAGTTCCTCCATCCTGACACGGTAACGGTCATATATGTCGCCGTTCTTTCCGACAGGCACTTCCCATGTGAGTTTATCATAGACGCCGTAAGGCATAAACTTTCTGACATCATAGGCAACACCGGAACCCCTGAGGGTGGGCCCGCTGAGCCCCCAGTCAACAGCATCTTCAGCAGATATGACGCCTATGCCTTTTGTCCTCTTGAGCCATATCCTGTTCTTATCTATGAGGGTCTCGTACTCCAAAACCCTTGTGGGAAACTCTTCCGTAAATTTATAAAGGTCATCCAGCCACTCGTCATCCACATCGCTCTTGACGCCGCCTATCCTCGGATAGGTAACCGTGAGCCTCGCGCCGCAGAGCCTCTCAAAAAGGTCGACAAGCTTCTCCCTCTCCCTGAAGCAGTAGAGAAAGACGGTCATCGCGCCTATATCAAGGGCATGTGTGGCAAGCCAGAGGAGATGGCTCAATATGCGCGCCATCTCTCCGGTGAGCGTCCTTATATACAGCGCCCTTTCCGGCACCTCTATCTCGAAAAGCCTCTCTACCGCCGTGCAGTACCCAATGTTATTCGCCATGGAAGAGATATAGTCCAAACGGTCAGTAAGCGGCAATACCTGAAGATAAGTCGAATTCTCAGAGAGCTTTTCCACTCCCCTGTGAAGATATCCGATATGCGGCGTGCACTTCACAACGGTCTCACCGTCAAGGTCGAGCACAAGCCTCAGAACGCCGTGGGTTGCAGGATGCTGAGGCCCCATATTGAGCGTAAGCTCTTCTGTTTTTACCCTGCTGTTTCCCTGTCCGCTCTTATTTCCCATAGTATGTTTCACGGCAAAGAGCCGCTATTAAAATATATCTTTAAGAACTGCTGCCGATGTTCCATTCATCGTCACTTGTATGCAGAACCTGCGCTTCCTCGTAATCCTGATATTCCCATGTTTCAGAACCTTTAAGAGGATAATCTTTCCTTAAAGGGTGGCCTTCCCATTCCTCAGGCATAAGAATGCGCCTCAGGTCAGGGTGGTTGTTGAAGATTATGCCGAACATATCATAAGCCTCCCTCTCATGCCAGCCCGCGCCTTTCCATATCCGGATGACGCTCTCTATGGTCGGGGCATCGCTGGGCAGAAGCGCCTTTATCCTGATCTGGTGGCGGTGCGTCAATGAGTAAAGGTTATATACAACCTCAAAACGGAATCTTCTCTCAGGATAGTCGACTCCGCAAAGGTCGGCAAGGTAGTCCATTTTTATATCAGGATCCACCTTTAAAAAATGGCAGATATCAAGTAACCTCTCCCGCTTGACCGTTACAGAGACCTGCCCCCTGAACTCTGATATATCAACGACCTCGCTGATGAATGCCTGCTTTAATTTTTCAGCTATCTCTAATGGTTCCATAATTCAATGTAATCCGCTTATCTCCAGGGGCTCCATCTGAAATGCTCCTTCTCTATCTTCTCCTGAAGCTTTATCAGTCCTTCCATCAGAGCCTCAGGCCTCGGCGGGCATCCCGGAACATATACATCAACAGGCAGGAAGCAATCGCACCCCTGAACAACGGCATAGGTGTTGAATATCCCGCCTGAACATGCGCAGCTTCCCATCGCCATTACATATCTCGGCTCAGGCATCTGGTCATATACCCTTCTGACGACAGGGGCCATCTTCTTTGTTACCGTTCCGGCAACTATCATAAGGTCTGCCTGCCTCGGAGATGCGCGGAAAATGATACCGAAGCGGTCAAGGTCATAATGGCTTGAGCCCGCAGACATCATCTCAATGCCGCAGCAAGCAAGCCCGAATGTCATCGGCCATATGGATGACTTCCTGCCCCAGTTGACCACCTTGTCCAGCGTCAGAATGAATACATTTGAACCGGGGATCACCCTTATGCCTTCCTCAACCTCTATGAGATCAGGCTTGCCGGAAACATCCTCATCAATTATTCCCAAGTAAGAGCTCCTTTCTTCCATGCATATGCGTATCCGACCAATAGAATAAAAATAAATATCATCATCTCGACAAAGCCGAACATTCCGAGATTGTCGTAAGAAACCGCCCACGGGTAGAGAAAGACCGCCTCAACATCAAAGACCACAAAGAGCATTGCGACGATATAGAATTTGACAGAGAACCTGTACCTCGGCTCGCCTACTGGAAGGTTGCCGGATTCATACGGTTCCAGCTTCTGGGCATAAGGCCTCCTGGGCCTCACAAAGAGCCCGGCTATTATTGCTCCCAAGCCCACGAGCACAGAAAAAAGAAGCGTCGCGATTACTGGCAGGTAATGTGATGGGATATAAGTTCCTGGCATAACAGATTGATTAATACATAAAATACAGCACCATGTCAACAATTATTAAGCATGCTTATTAATAGTTTTGAATAACTTATTTATGTATATATGATCCAGCATGCTGGTCTTATAGAGTTAACAACTTGTCCTGATCCGATATCGACCATTTTCTTGACGTCAGGAAAATGGTCAGAGTCACAATAATCAATAGTCTGCAAGCACCATCGAGAGATTTTTAGGGCTGTGAAACTGGCCCCAGTTGCTGGCTTCAGCGAACTTGCGAAGTTTTTGCTGGATATTAGTGGGGGAAGTATATGCTTTAACCTTTTCTCAGCCTCATTAGATGAGAACAAAGGAATTTAACTAAAATTCCGTGTTGCGATAGATGGCTTTGAAAATGCCACCAGCCAGAATCAGTTGCATTAAGAATTTTAGGTTTATATTTGCTTGCAAAAGCGACAGCAACAAATTTTTTATCAGAAGGGTCAAAACCAGTTAATGCCGGATCATTTGGAAATTCTTTAAAATCATATGTATCAGTGTCGCATGGCGTTATCTCAACACTTTCACATCGTTTAGAGTTAGCTTGATTATCCCATAACCATTTTACAAAAACATCCCCTGAAAGAGATTGTCCTGAGCGATTGGCATATCTGAAATATTCATCGAAGAACAACCCGCCAGAATCAATTACAACTTTTTGTTTCTCTCTTGCTTTTTGTAAAGCATCTATACATGCGACGATACAGGCATCATCGGAATGATCCGACCTCTGATTGGCAACCACAATAACATTTGTATCAACCACAACAGCTTTCATTTATGCCTTCTTCATTTTTCTTTCCATAATTGCTTTTTGCATAGCTGCTATCTCGCCGAATTCATCCCCAAAAAATCCTTCCGGCCAATTTTCCATATGACCAAAAAGATCTAATGGGAGATGAGTCAGTTTAGATTTCCCATTTCGCATCTCACAAAAATAAAGGGCACTGTCCTCGTTTGAAATCTGTTGTTCTGCAATTCTTCTTTGTAACCTTCTTAATAAATGTTCACTGTGGCTCTCAAGTATAATTTGCACTTTTCTGTTTTTAATAGCATCAATAAAGACATCAGCTAACCCTGCCTGAACTGCAGGGTGTAGATGAATCTCGGGCTGTTCCAAAAGTATTATCGAGCCTTCCGGCACATAGTAGCATATAGTCAGAACCGGGAGAATCTGAGAAACTCCGAATCCAACATCGGTTATTAAGACCTCTGCACTATCCGAAGTTCTTTTCACTTTAACTCTGTAAAGATTACTTTCTGGAGTAATTGGTTCTACTTTAAAGCTGTGAATCAGATTCAATTCCTTCAACCAATGTGCTACATATTCCTCCAATGTAAATCCTTTTCTCCCATGTCCTCGTGGGATTTTTTTCCCCCCTTGACGAGCTGCTAAAATAGCGTCTATAACTTTCTCGCCACGACGACCCATATCAGCAGGATAAGCGCCTGCCCAGGTGTATTGCCTCTTTGGATATTCACGAAGAGGCCCGAGATAGTAGATATTTGAAAAAAGATCCTCAAACGCAAGCTGAAAATCAGATAAAAAGCCAGCATTCTGATAATAGGCTTTAACTTGATCTGGAAATCCATAGCACTTAATAGGAGGAGGAAGTTTCCAAACCCTTCCGGTAACCCTCCAAAATCTAAATTTTGACTGATCTGAATCCTTTTCAGATAACAAGTCATATTCATCTTTCTTGGCTGTACGTTTCATTGTAAATAAATTTTCGGCAAATCTATACATTAACTTATGAATTGAAAGCCGTCCTCCGCCATGTTCTTCTATCTCAGATTGAAACTCTATTTTATTATCCTCGAACATTATCAGGTTTTTATGTTCTGGATCTTTAACTTGAAGTTGTTCTTTAAGGTTCCAATCCATGCCAAATTTCAAAACTGCTTCTTTGGAATGGTTATATAAAACATCCTTAAATGTTCCGAGTTCTACAAGGCTTCGATCATCACCAAGATTAAGTACTTGAGATCTATCAGACGACTCAGCTGTTTGCTTGAGCATGAGGAGGAGTTGTAGAAGACTGGTTTTGCCTGAACTATTAGTGCCAAATAACCCCGTCAGAGGTGCCAGCCGGAAGTCTCCAGTTTTTTCCCATGATTTAAAATTTTGAAGAAACATTTTAGTTATCATATCCGTACCCTCTGAAGGAAACTTTTAAGAATGCATTTATTCTGTCACAACTTCTATTTTTTGTCACCACTCCCCTCCATAATCGCAATCTCTGATGATGATTAATTATTCTGAATCAATAAACTCTTCCCTTTTAACGATTGCCCTATTATACTCCAGACATACAAAAGTGGGAACAGAATAGATTTTCCAAAATAAAGAGAAAATTGTATAATCAAAAAAACTTTATGATCTCATCTGTCTGCTGAACAGCCTTTTGAAAGGATCACAGCCATGCGTAATATATTCCTTCATCCGAAAAGGTCCATTGCCGCGAAACTCATCATCGCCACAGGCCTGCTTATCGTAATACTGAGCTTTATTTTCTGGTTCGCCATCTTCCTTAAGCAGCAGAAAGATGTCATGTCGATCGCGGTTGAGTACGGGAACTCTTTTACTGATTTTATAAAGAGGAGCACACGCTACAGCATGCTCACTCTTCACAAAGATGCGATCCAGGAGACGCTCGAAGATATAAACACTGCTCAAGGTGTTGAAAGGGTAAGGATATTCGGCCATTCCGGCAACATATCTTATTCCTCCAATAAAAATGATGTCGGCGCTTCAGTCAGCAGGGATTCAATAACCTGCACAGGATGCCATCTGGATACTGCAAAACCATCGATGCTTTTACCAAAGCCTAAAAAATGGGATTTCTACAAAAGTACGGAAGGAGTAACAACATTAAAGCTTGTTGACACGATAAACAATGAACTCTCCTGCTATACCGCTGCCTGCCATGTGCATCCGCAGGAGCAGAAGATATTAGGCTTCATTGAAGCTGACATATCTCTGGCTCTGCTTGACGAAGCGCTTTTTAAACAGGGGCTCGCGCTTACGGCTTATATCCTTATCTTTGTTCTGGCGATATCATTGTTCCTCGGCATAATCAACTATAAAATAGTTACACATCCAGTTAATGAACTTTCAAAAGGCATGGAGCATGTTGCCACGGGCGATCTTGATTATTCGGCGCAGATAAATTCCATTGATGAGATAGGCATGCTGGCAAGCACTTTCAACGCCATGCTCAAGGATCTGAAGGCGGCAAAAGACCAGAGGATCTCATGGACTAAAACGCTTGAGGCGGAGATAGCCAAGAAGACCGAGGCGATACAGAGGGCTCAAGCAGGGCTGATGCAGACTGAAAAACTCGCCTCTCTCGGCAGGATGTCGGCAGGAGTTGCCCATGAGATTGCCGTCCCCCTGACAGAAGTCATAACACAGGCGCGTCTCATGAAAGGCCGCTTCCCTGATGACACCTCCGAGGCGAAAGAACTTGACGTAATGATCGGGCAGGCTGAAAAATGCTCTGAAATAATAAAAAATCTTCAGACATTTGCGCGCGCCACAGCCCCGGGGAAAGAGGCGATAGATGTGAACCGTATTGTGCAGCAGACGCTTTTGATGGTGCGGAATGGAGAGAAGTTTCAACATATTAAATTTAATACAAGTTTTGCAGAAGGGGAACTTATAACACAGGGCGTTACAAGCCAGCTTCAGCAGATATGCCTCAATATGCTCATGAATGCTTCGGATGCGATGTCGGAAAAAGGTGAGATAATTGTTGCGACACGAAAAGTCACAGAAAGCGGCAATCCTTACGCTGAGATAGAATTCACTGACACCGGGACAGGCATTAAGGATGAGGATATGCCTAAGCTCTTTGAACCATTTTTTACGACCAAATCCGATGAGCACGGCACCGGCCTCGGCCTTTCCGTAAGCCACGGCATAGTCAAACACCTTGGCGGACATATTAACGTCTCCAGCACGCCCGGCAAGGGAACAAGTTTTTTTGTCAGGCTGCCTTATTTTGAGAAAGCATGATGCGGAAAATATCTGTTGTTATGAAAGGAAACCTTGAAAGAAGATAAAAAACCTGAAAAGCAATGCCGGGCTGACAAGGCGATCGAGAACTCATGCCAGATAATCGGCGGTGACTTCAGCAGGGCAAGCGAGGTATCCATGCAGCTAAAAAGAGAGCTCATCGCGCTGGAACTGCATGAAGATATTGTGAGCAGGGCATGCACCGCTGCCTTTGAGGCAGAGATGAACGTTATCATCCACGCCGCAGCCGGATGGCTTCGTTACTATATTACTCCTGATAAGCTCAGGATAGTCATTGAAGACATGGGGCCGGGCATAAAGGATATTGAACTGGCAATGAAGGAAGGTTATTCCACAGCCCCTGACTGGGTAAGGAAGATGGGATGGGGGGCGGGCATGGGACTTCCCAATATAAAGAAAAATTCCGATGAGTTTAAAATTGATTCTGTCGCAGGCGAAGGGACAAGCCTTGAAATAATAATAAACCTTGATAAAAACAAAGGAGATAAAAAATGAAACTGGCTGATCTGGCTGAGGAGCTTTCACTGAAAGTTCTGACGTATAACGAGGGCACAAGCAGAGAGGTATCAGGCTGCTACATCAGCGACATGCTCTCTGATGTGATGGCAAACAGCAAAAAAGGAGATATCTGGATAACGATACAGGCCCATACCAATATCCTGGCTGTGGCAAACCTTAAGAACCTTTCTGGCATCATAGTCGTCAACGGAAGGGAGGTTGATGATGAGACGCTGAAAAGGGCCGGGGCAGAGAAGGTCACGATTCTGTCGAGCAGCCTTTCCGCATTCGAGGTCGCAGGCAAAATATACAAGATGATCATGTGACATTCATGCTTAAGCAATTCAAAGCTGACCTGCACATACATACCTGCCTGTCGCCATGCGCTGATATTGAGATGTCTCCTAAGGCGGTTGTAAAAACCGCCCTTGAGAGAGGCATTGATATGATCGCCGTTACTGACCACAACTCCGCCGAAAACGTAGAAGCTGTCATGCACGCCGCGGAAGGAAGCGGGCTGGCTGTGCTTTGCGGCATGGAGGCCTCAACTGTTGAAGAGGTGCATATACTCGCCCTTTTTGAAGGGCACGAAGGCATCATAAAGCTGCAGGAGATGGTTTATAATAAACTCATGCCGGGCAGGAATGATCCTGAAATTTTCGGTGAGCAGGTGATAGCTGACGAAGAGGATGATGTTCTCGGTTTCAATGACAGATTGCTGATATCTGCAACAGGCATTACCGCAAAATCACTCGTAGATACCGTCCACGCCCTCGGCGGCATTGCAATAGCATCTCATATAGACAGAGAGGGCTTCGGAATAATATCCCAATTAGGTTTCATCCCTGATGACTGCTTGCTCGACGCGCTTGAGTTCTCTTCGCGTATATCCTTTGACAAGGCAAAAGAGCTTTACGGCAATTACAGCAACTTCGCATGGCTCTCATCTTCAGACGCACACAGGCTTGAAGATATCGGCAAGAGGACAACCGTCTTTACCATGGAATCGCCGACATTCACAGAGCTTGTATATGCCTTAAAGAATATGAATAGCAGAAAGGCGGTCTGGGAATAAGTGTTGAAAATAAAATCCTATCTTACATTACCTAATGGAGGAAAGAAGTAATGGCAAAGAAAATTATGAAGACATCTGGCACCCATGCGTCGCCTTTCGAGCGAATCAAGCGCATGAACGATGCGGGTATGGAATTTTGGTCCAGCCGCGACTTTTCCGAGATCATTGGTTACGGTGATTACCGCAATTTTGAGGGGGTTATTGAAAAGGCTAAAATGGCCTGTTTCAATAGTGGACATCGCCTCGAAGACCATTTCGTTGACGTCACCGAAATGGTCACCATCGGCAGCGGCGCGGAACGACCTGTTAAAACCATCCTCCTGTCGCGCTATGCCTGCTACCTGGCTATTCAAAACGCCAATCCCAACAAGGAGATTGTAGCGCAAGGACAAACCTACTTCGCCATTCAGACGCGGCGACAGGAATTGGCAGACGAACATATCGAAGAAAATCGGCGCCTGTTATTACGTGAAGAAATGCGCCGCCACAATGCGCAACTGGCCGATGCGGCCAAGGGTGCAGGCGTCATCGAACCAATAGACTACGCCATCTTTCAGAATCACGGGTATATGGGGCTTTATGGCGGGTTGAAGCAGGAAGACATTCACCGCAGTAAGGGCTTGAAAAAGAGTCAGAAGATTTTGGATCACATGGGCAGCACGGAATTGGCGGCAAACCTGTTCCGTGCGACCCAGGCTGAGGAAAAACTGCGCCGGGACGAGGTGAAGGGAAAAGACTCCGCGAACCGGACGCATCGTGAAGTAGGCGCGAAGGTGCGGCAAACCATCCGGGAACTGGGCGGCACGATGCCCGAAGAATTGCCGGTGGCGGGAAGCATCAAGAAGATCGAGACCAAACAGCGCAAGCAACTCGGCAAAGCTGAGACGCCCGCAAAAAAGAAAGGCAAGTAACCGATATGGCGCTGCATAAAGACTCTCCTCTGACATCAAGCTGTTTTTTCATTGACCACACGTTAAAATTTATGCTACCGTTCTGATGATAGCTGGTTTTATGCAAAATTGCCTATGAATACGATTAGCCAAATAACTATAATTCTGATATTGGTAACTGCTATCATTTTTGGATCTGAACAAAAATCAGATACGGAAGAATTAAGTCACAATAACCTCATTAACGCAATACCTGAAAAAGATATTGACTATGGTTGTGGTTGTGCGTATTTTTTGAAATCCGAGGGAACACCTATTGTTTTCATATCAGATATGGAATTTGAAAACGCAATAATGAATATCAATGGCATGACGGTAAATATTATTCCAGAGCATATTGATGACATTCCTAACAATGCAAAAGTAGGAGATAAGTTTTTGCAACGTTATAATTATAAAAACATTAAATTGATTTTTGAAAATATAATTAAATCTGTTTGTACCCCAGATGATGAAGGTTGCGAAGATGTAAAATTTGATTCCAGATTAACCATAGAAGATGGAATTAAAGATGAAGTTTACCAAGTTCAAGGTCATTGCGGTTGTTAATCGAATAAGAGCATGAGAGACCTCTCACTTCATATACTCGACATCGCGGAGAACTCGATCAATGCCGGGGCTGATAATATCCTGATAAAGATCAATGAAGACACACATGAAAATACCATGACTATCGAGGTCAGGGATAACGGCAGAGGCATGGACAAGGAGACTCTGCTGAATGTCTCAGACCCGTTCTTCTCGACAAAGAAGGTGCGCGGCAATATCGGGCT
This region includes:
- a CDS encoding HAMP domain-containing protein, coding for MRNIFLHPKRSIAAKLIIATGLLIVILSFIFWFAIFLKQQKDVMSIAVEYGNSFTDFIKRSTRYSMLTLHKDAIQETLEDINTAQGVERVRIFGHSGNISYSSNKNDVGASVSRDSITCTGCHLDTAKPSMLLPKPKKWDFYKSTEGVTTLKLVDTINNELSCYTAACHVHPQEQKILGFIEADISLALLDEALFKQGLALTAYILIFVLAISLFLGIINYKIVTHPVNELSKGMEHVATGDLDYSAQINSIDEIGMLASTFNAMLKDLKAAKDQRISWTKTLEAEIAKKTEAIQRAQAGLMQTEKLASLGRMSAGVAHEIAVPLTEVITQARLMKGRFPDDTSEAKELDVMIGQAEKCSEIIKNLQTFARATAPGKEAIDVNRIVQQTLLMVRNGEKFQHIKFNTSFAEGELITQGVTSQLQQICLNMLMNASDAMSEKGEIIVATRKVTESGNPYAEIEFTDTGTGIKDEDMPKLFEPFFTTKSDEHGTGLGLSVSHGIVKHLGGHINVSSTPGKGTSFFVRLPYFEKA
- a CDS encoding NADH-quinone oxidoreductase subunit C, with product MEPLEIAEKLKQAFISEVVDISEFRGQVSVTVKRERLLDICHFLKVDPDIKMDYLADLCGVDYPERRFRFEVVYNLYSLTHRHQIRIKALLPSDAPTIESVIRIWKGAGWHEREAYDMFGIIFNNHPDLRRILMPEEWEGHPLRKDYPLKGSETWEYQDYEEAQVLHTSDDEWNIGSSS
- the ndhC gene encoding NADH-quinone oxidoreductase subunit A, coding for MPGTYIPSHYLPVIATLLFSVLVGLGAIIAGLFVRPRRPYAQKLEPYESGNLPVGEPRYRFSVKFYIVAMLFVVFDVEAVFLYPWAVSYDNLGMFGFVEMMIFIFILLVGYAYAWKKGALTWE
- a CDS encoding PHP domain-containing protein, with protein sequence MLKQFKADLHIHTCLSPCADIEMSPKAVVKTALERGIDMIAVTDHNSAENVEAVMHAAEGSGLAVLCGMEASTVEEVHILALFEGHEGIIKLQEMVYNKLMPGRNDPEIFGEQVIADEEDDVLGFNDRLLISATGITAKSLVDTVHALGGIAIASHIDREGFGIISQLGFIPDDCLLDALEFSSRISFDKAKELYGNYSNFAWLSSSDAHRLEDIGKRTTVFTMESPTFTELVYALKNMNSRKAVWE
- a CDS encoding anti-sigma regulatory factor, encoding MENSCQIIGGDFSRASEVSMQLKRELIALELHEDIVSRACTAAFEAEMNVIIHAAAGWLRYYITPDKLRIVIEDMGPGIKDIELAMKEGYSTAPDWVRKMGWGAGMGLPNIKKNSDEFKIDSVAGEGTSLEIIINLDKNKGDKK
- the dinD gene encoding DNA damage-inducible protein D, with the protein product MKTSGTHASPFERIKRMNDAGMEFWSSRDFSEIIGYGDYRNFEGVIEKAKMACFNSGHRLEDHFVDVTEMVTIGSGAERPVKTILLSRYACYLAIQNANPNKEIVAQGQTYFAIQTRRQELADEHIEENRRLLLREEMRRHNAQLADAAKGAGVIEPIDYAIFQNHGYMGLYGGLKQEDIHRSKGLKKSQKILDHMGSTELAANLFRATQAEEKLRRDEVKGKDSANRTHREVGAKVRQTIRELGGTMPEELPVAGSIKKIETKQRKQLGKAETPAKKKGK
- a CDS encoding serine kinase is translated as MKLADLAEELSLKVLTYNEGTSREVSGCYISDMLSDVMANSKKGDIWITIQAHTNILAVANLKNLSGIIVVNGREVDDETLKRAGAEKVTILSSSLSAFEVAGKIYKMIM
- a CDS encoding NADH-quinone oxidoreductase subunit B — its product is MEERSSYLGIIDEDVSGKPDLIEVEEGIRVIPGSNVFILTLDKVVNWGRKSSIWPMTFGLACCGIEMMSAGSSHYDLDRFGIIFRASPRQADLMIVAGTVTKKMAPVVRRVYDQMPEPRYVMAMGSCACSGGIFNTYAVVQGCDCFLPVDVYVPGCPPRPEALMEGLIKLQEKIEKEHFRWSPWR
- a CDS encoding DUF3696 domain-containing protein; this translates as MITKMFLQNFKSWEKTGDFRLAPLTGLFGTNSSGKTSLLQLLLMLKQTAESSDRSQVLNLGDDRSLVELGTFKDVLYNHSKEAVLKFGMDWNLKEQLQVKDPEHKNLIMFEDNKIEFQSEIEEHGGGRLSIHKLMYRFAENLFTMKRTAKKDEYDLLSEKDSDQSKFRFWRVTGRVWKLPPPIKCYGFPDQVKAYYQNAGFLSDFQLAFEDLFSNIYYLGPLREYPKRQYTWAGAYPADMGRRGEKVIDAILAARQGGKKIPRGHGRKGFTLEEYVAHWLKELNLIHSFKVEPITPESNLYRVKVKRTSDSAEVLITDVGFGVSQILPVLTICYYVPEGSIILLEQPEIHLHPAVQAGLADVFIDAIKNRKVQIILESHSEHLLRRLQRRIAEQQISNEDSALYFCEMRNGKSKLTHLPLDLFGHMENWPEGFFGDEFGEIAAMQKAIMERKMKKA
- a CDS encoding tetratricopeptide repeat protein; translated protein: MLCKKCGTGNQEDSKFCKDCGSRMEKSIEGYIASALMYRRRGGPASLGLAVIEMDEALKLDPEDAEANYFMGKFMYDGGFVEDAIEYYDKALKSEPKWADAYFAKGMAYYRMCSIDKAIETFEKVIEINPEYVGAYYFAGITYYHKGRMGKAIENFKEVVRRDPKYAVAYYHLGRSYTKKNLMKEAIKAFESVIAINPTDADTFFHLGFSYAKSGMTDKAIKTLEKAVDLDPNDENSRRLLMELMMM
- a CDS encoding NADH-quinone oxidoreductase subunit D, with the translated sequence MGNKSGQGNSRVKTEELTLNMGPQHPATHGVLRLVLDLDGETVVKCTPHIGYLHRGVEKLSENSTYLQVLPLTDRLDYISSMANNIGYCTAVERLFEIEVPERALYIRTLTGEMARILSHLLWLATHALDIGAMTVFLYCFREREKLVDLFERLCGARLTVTYPRIGGVKSDVDDEWLDDLYKFTEEFPTRVLEYETLIDKNRIWLKRTKGIGVISAEDAVDWGLSGPTLRGSGVAYDVRKFMPYGVYDKLTWEVPVGKNGDIYDRYRVRMEELRQSNSIIRQCIDGMPAGPILADEPKFVLPAKEKVLEDMEHMVHQFILMTKGPQTAPKGEIYVATEAPKGELGFYIVSDGTGKPYRMRVRAPSFVHVSVLPKLCEGNLVADVIANIGSIDIVLGECDR